One stretch of Falco naumanni isolate bFalNau1 chromosome 7, bFalNau1.pat, whole genome shotgun sequence DNA includes these proteins:
- the GPHB5 gene encoding glycoprotein hormone beta-5 — protein MKLHWVILGTLLLLLLASSGGAAETPAIDLRTFIGCAVREFTFLAKKPGCRGLRVTTDACWGRCETWEKPVLEPPYIESYHRVCTYNETKMMTVKLPRCAPDVDPFYTYPVAIRCDCDICSTATTECETA, from the exons ATGAAGCTCCACTGGGTGATCCTGGGCaccctgcttctcctgctgctggccagctcTGGTGGTGCGGCCGAGACCCCCGCCATTGACCTGCGGACCTTCATCGGCTGCGCTGTGCGTGAGTTCACCTTCCTGGCCAAGAAAcctggctgcagggggctgCGAGTGACGACGGACGCGTGCTGGGGACGCTGCGAGACCTGGGAG AAACCGGTGCTGGAACCGCCTTACATCGAGTCTTACCACCGTGTCTGCACCTACAACGAGACCAAGATGATGACGGTGAAGCTGCCCAGGTGTGCTCCTGATGTGGATCCCTTCTACACCTACCCCGTGGCCATCCGCTGCGACTGCGACATCTGCTCCACTGCCACGACTGAATGTGAGACTGCCTGa